The following proteins are encoded in a genomic region of Pelodictyon phaeoclathratiforme BU-1:
- a CDS encoding TMEM165/GDT1 family protein yields MDAFWLSLVMIFLAELGDKTQLVALTLATCYNTSVVLWGIFWATLAIHVFSAGIGWFIGDKLPTEWIKFVAGIAFIAFGFWTLRGDSLDEDEKSCKTGINPFWLVFSTFFMAELGDKTMLSTITLASTNPFFPVWIGSTIGMVLSDGLAIIAGKMLGARLPENIIKIGAAVIFFLFGIFSMYEGGSGFALAIWGVAGAFIALTGYIFLRKPANTAS; encoded by the coding sequence ATGGACGCATTCTGGCTTTCTCTTGTCATGATTTTTCTGGCTGAACTTGGCGATAAAACCCAGCTTGTTGCCCTGACGCTGGCAACCTGTTACAATACCAGTGTTGTATTATGGGGTATTTTCTGGGCAACTCTTGCCATTCACGTTTTTTCAGCCGGGATCGGCTGGTTCATCGGCGACAAGTTGCCAACGGAATGGATCAAGTTTGTTGCAGGTATTGCCTTCATTGCTTTCGGGTTCTGGACGCTTCGGGGTGATAGCCTTGATGAGGACGAGAAAAGCTGCAAAACCGGTATTAACCCCTTTTGGCTTGTATTCTCAACCTTCTTCATGGCGGAACTTGGCGACAAGACCATGCTCTCAACCATTACCCTTGCTTCAACCAATCCATTTTTTCCTGTCTGGATTGGTTCAACCATCGGCATGGTGCTTTCCGACGGGCTGGCAATTATTGCAGGAAAAATGCTCGGCGCCCGGCTGCCTGAGAACATCATCAAAATCGGTGCGGCGGTCATCTTTTTCCTCTTTGGGATTTTTAGTATGTACGAAGGCGGTTCGGGATTTGCTCTTGCCATATGGGGAGTTGCAGGAGCGTTTATTGCACTCACGGGCTATATCTTTCTTCGAAAACCTGCAAATACGGCATCATAA
- the lgt gene encoding prolipoprotein diacylglyceryl transferase, with protein MNDFLLWWQQLPSQMNPVLFSVGAFAIRWYGMMYIIAFGVVYLLSRYRIQNEKLPFERSYVGDALTWAMIGVVLGGRLGYILFYGMSSFLADPLGTLIPWISVPGGGCRFAGITGMSYHGGVIGVILALLAFTLSRKKAFFETFDLFIPAIPLGYTFGRLGNFINGELYGRVTDSALGMYFPLAPTYELRHPSQLYEAFFEGIVLFILLWLLRKKSPFPGFLSATYLFGYGFVRFFIEYVREPDSQLGFVFLNFSMGQVLCFVMMVAGVAVFLFNSSSAKSARS; from the coding sequence ATGAATGATTTTTTGCTTTGGTGGCAGCAGTTACCGTCACAGATGAATCCTGTACTCTTTTCTGTCGGAGCGTTCGCTATCCGCTGGTATGGTATGATGTACATCATCGCGTTTGGTGTTGTCTATCTGTTGAGCCGCTATCGCATCCAGAATGAGAAGCTTCCTTTTGAGCGTTCCTATGTCGGTGACGCCCTGACCTGGGCCATGATCGGCGTTGTACTCGGTGGTCGCTTGGGCTATATTCTCTTTTACGGCATGAGTTCTTTTCTTGCCGATCCTCTTGGTACTCTTATTCCCTGGATCTCTGTTCCTGGAGGAGGTTGTCGATTTGCTGGCATCACCGGCATGTCCTATCATGGCGGCGTTATAGGAGTTATTCTTGCCCTGCTGGCCTTTACCCTTTCCCGGAAAAAAGCTTTTTTTGAAACTTTTGACCTCTTTATTCCAGCCATACCTCTTGGGTATACCTTCGGCCGTCTCGGCAATTTCATCAACGGAGAACTCTACGGAAGGGTGACAGATTCCGCACTCGGCATGTACTTCCCTCTTGCTCCTACCTATGAACTTCGCCACCCTTCGCAGCTCTATGAAGCTTTTTTTGAAGGAATCGTTCTTTTTATTCTCCTCTGGCTGCTGCGCAAAAAATCTCCTTTTCCCGGATTTCTTTCAGCCACCTATCTTTTCGGTTATGGATTTGTCCGCTTTTTTATTGAATACGTTCGTGAACCGGACTCTCAACTCGGCTTTGTATTTCTGAATTTTTCGATGGGGCAGGTACTTTGTTTCGTCATGATGGTTGCCGGCGTTGCGGTGTTTCTCTTCAACAGCTCTTCAGCGAAGTCAGCAAGGAGTTAG
- a CDS encoding ATP citrate lyase citrate-binding domain-containing protein, protein MAKILEGPAMKLFNKWGIPVPNYVVIMDPDRLAQLGEANKWLRESKLVVKAHEAIGGRFKLGLVKLGLNLDEAYAAAKEMIGRQIGTSVVRQVIVAEMLDHDEEYYLSIAGNRDGSELLLSNKGGVDIEDNWDTVKRLVISLDETPTIEHITEAALEAGFTGEVAERVAKIASRLILCFDNEDAQSIEINPLVIRKSDMRFAALDAVMNVDWDARFRHADWDFKPVSEIGRSYTEAEQQIMDIDARIKGSVKLVEVPGGNIALLTAGGGASVFYSDAVVARGGSIANYAEYSGDPPDWAVEALTETICRLPNIKHIIVGGAIANFTDVKATFNGIINGFRESKSKGYLENVQIWVRRGGPNENQGLAAMKKLQEEGFDIHVYDRSMPMTDIVDLALNS, encoded by the coding sequence ATGGCTAAGATACTTGAAGGGCCAGCCATGAAACTATTCAACAAATGGGGCATTCCTGTGCCAAATTATGTTGTGATCATGGATCCCGACCGCCTTGCCCAACTTGGGGAAGCTAATAAATGGTTGAGAGAATCAAAACTCGTTGTTAAAGCTCACGAAGCTATCGGCGGGCGGTTTAAGCTCGGGCTGGTCAAGCTTGGACTGAATCTTGACGAGGCTTATGCTGCAGCAAAAGAGATGATTGGACGTCAGATAGGCACATCAGTCGTTCGTCAGGTTATTGTTGCAGAGATGCTTGATCACGATGAGGAGTATTATTTATCTATTGCCGGTAACCGCGACGGGAGTGAACTTCTTCTTTCCAACAAGGGTGGAGTTGATATCGAAGACAACTGGGATACGGTAAAGAGGCTTGTCATTTCTCTTGATGAAACCCCGACGATTGAACACATTACCGAAGCAGCTCTTGAAGCTGGCTTCACCGGTGAAGTCGCCGAACGTGTTGCTAAAATTGCATCACGCCTTATTCTCTGTTTCGACAATGAAGATGCTCAATCAATTGAGATCAATCCACTTGTCATACGCAAGAGCGACATGCGATTTGCAGCTCTTGATGCCGTTATGAATGTTGATTGGGATGCACGTTTCCGTCATGCTGACTGGGATTTCAAACCAGTTTCCGAAATCGGAAGATCCTATACAGAGGCCGAACAGCAGATCATGGATATCGATGCCCGCATTAAGGGATCAGTCAAGTTGGTTGAAGTACCGGGTGGAAACATTGCTCTCCTTACAGCAGGCGGCGGCGCTTCGGTTTTTTATTCCGATGCCGTGGTAGCAAGAGGCGGCTCAATTGCCAATTATGCAGAGTATTCCGGTGATCCTCCGGATTGGGCAGTAGAGGCTTTGACAGAAACGATCTGCAGGCTTCCTAATATCAAGCATATCATCGTCGGTGGTGCAATAGCCAACTTCACGGATGTCAAGGCAACGTTCAACGGGATTATCAATGGATTCCGTGAGAGCAAATCAAAAGGATACCTTGAAAACGTGCAGATTTGGGTAAGACGCGGTGGACCGAATGAGAATCAGGGACTTGCCGCAATGAAAAAGCTGCAGGAAGAGGGATTTGACATTCACGTTTATGATCGCAGCATGCCTATGACCGATATTGTCGATCTTGCCCTTAACTCATAA